In Vicugna pacos chromosome 10, VicPac4, whole genome shotgun sequence, the following proteins share a genomic window:
- the PGGHG gene encoding protein-glucosylgalactosylhydroxylysine glucosidase isoform X1, with protein sequence MEDAGEDPTIFSAHSLPSDPRLLATVTNAYLGTRVYHDTLHVSGVYNGACGDTHRAILPSPLNVKLEVPAGTGEQLTKTFTLDTNTGSFLHTLEGPRFRASQRIYAHRTLPHVLAFSVSITRLAAGSWPVTVLLQSAFSPESPDLDLHLGPDFQGARYAYGRTLTSEQPGGSQQEVHMLWSPVPPALTLREGEDVGTWEFLTVVGGSQAEAQACLADALHLQARGTLYTAHAQAWAQLWADCGLDVVGPLPLRQALRGALYYLLSALPQPGAPHYVCHGLSPGGLSNGSHEECYWGHVFWDQDLWMLPNILMFHPEAARALLEYRIRTLGGALDNARDLGFQGAKFAWESAGSGLEVCPEAIYGTQELHINGAVVLAFQLYYHATQDLQLFREAGGWDVVSAVAQFWCSRVEWNPGDEKYHLKGVMPPDEYHSGVDNSVYTNVLVQNSLHFAAALAQDLGRPIPDQWLVVADKIKVPFDPKLNFHPEFDGYQPGEEVKQADVVLLGYPVPFPLSPQVRKKNLEFYEPVTSPQGPAMTWSMFAVGWLELKDARRAWDLLEKSFPNISEPFKVSLAPASTCTLTAPSSCMTALPPAGVDGECRRVGGRELLNGHGGLPASGTVWVHGVQVSAVASGGQSSAATCSLHRSFPSPRITQAGLAFDPTCPAGVSGVYVAGISYQGSKLDFSFSEGSVTVEVMARSGPWAPPLEAELWPSQARLPLPPGHKISFPCSAGRIQRSCL encoded by the exons ATGGAGGATGCCGGCGAGGACCCCACCATATTCTCTGCCCATTCTCTGCCCAGTGACCCCCGgctcttggccaccgtgaccaatGCATACTTAGGCACACGCGTGTATCATGATACACTGCATGTGAGCGGCGTGTACAATGGGGCTTGTGGGGACACGCACCGGGCCATTCTGCCCAGTCCCCTCAATGTCAAGCTGGAGGTCCCTGCAGGGACAGGAGAGCAGCTGACCAAGACCTTTACCCTGGACACTAACACAG GCTCCTTTCTGCACACCCTGGAGGGCCCCCGCTTCCGGGCCTCTCAGCGCATCTATGCCCACCGCACACTGCCTCACGTCCTGGCCTTCAGTGTGTCCATCACCCGCTTGGCTGCAGGAAGTTGGCCCGTCACAGTGCTGCTGCAGTCAGCCTTCTCCCCAGAAAGTCCGGACCTGGACCTGCATCTGGGTCCCGACTTCCAGGGAGCCCG GTACGCGTATGGCCGCACGCTCACGTCCGAGCAGCCTGGGGGGTCACAGCAGGAGGTGCACATGCTGTGGTCGCCAGTGCCCCCAGCCTTGACTCTTAGGGAAGGGGAGGATGTGGGGACATGGGAGTTCCTGACGGTGGTGGGCGGCAGCCAAGCAGAGGCCCAGGCCTGCCTCGCCGACGCCTTGCACCTGCAGGCCCGGGGCACTCTTTACACAGCCcatgcccaggcctgggctcagcTCTGGGCAGACTGTGGGCTGGACGTGGTGGGGCCCCTGCCCCTGCGCCAGGCCCTGCGTGGGGCCCTCTACTACCTGCTCAgtgccctgccccagcctggtgCCCCGCATTATGTCTGCCATGGCCTCAGCCCTGGGGGCCTCTCCAACGGGAGCCACGAGGAATGCTACTGGGGCCACGTCTTCTGGGACCAG GACCTCTGGATGCTCCCCAATATCCTGATGTTCCACCCCGAGGCTGCCAGGGCTCTCCTGGAGTACCGCATCCGGACACTGGGCGGGGCCCTGGACAATGCCCGGGACCTGGGCTTCCAG GGAGCCAAGTTTGCCTGGGAGAGCGCAGGCTCTGGCCTGGAGGTGTGCCCCGAGGCCATTTATGGGACCCAGGAGCTCCACATCAATGGGGCCGTGGTGCTGGCCTTCCAGCTGTACTACCACGCCACCCAG GACCTGCAGCTCTTCCGAGAGGCTGGTGGCTGGGATGTGGTCAGTGCCGTGGCTCAGTTTTGGTGCAGCCGTGTTGAGTGGAACCCTGGTGACGAGAAGTACCACCTGAAGG GAGTCATGCCGCCTGATGAGTATCATTCAGGAGTTGACAACTCCGTGTACACCAACGTCCTGGTCCAGAACAG CCTGCACTTTGCTGCTGCTCTGGCCCAGGACCTGGGTCGGCCCATTCCCGACCAGTGGTTGGTGGTGGCTGATAAGATCAAGGTGCCCTTTGACCCGAAGCTGAACTTCCACCCTGAGTTTGATGGGTACCAGCCTG GAGAAGAGGTGAAGCAGGCAGATGTCGTGCTGCTGGGGTACCCTGTCCCCTTCCCCCTAAGTCCTCAGGTTCGCAAGAAAAACCTGGAGTTCTATGAGCCTGTGACATCCCCCCAGGGCCCGGCCATGACCTGG AGCATGTTTGCTGTGGGCTGGTTGGAGCTGAAGGACGCCAGGCGGGCATGGGACCTCCTGGAGAAGAGCTTTCCCAACATCTCGGAGCCCTTCAAGGTCAGCCTGGCCCCAGCCTCAACCTGCACACTGACCGCGCCTTCCTCTTGTATGACTGCCTTGCCCCCTGCAGGTGTGGACGGAGAATGCAGACGGGTCGGGGGCCGTGAACTTCTTAACGGGCATGGGGGGCTTCCTGCAAGCGGCACTGTTTGGGTTCACGGGGTTCAGGTGAGTGCAGTGGCCAGCGGAGGGCAATCGTCTGCCGCCACCTGCTCTCTGCACAgaagcttcccctcccccaggatCACCCAGGCTGGTCTGGCCTTCGACCCCACGTGTCCTGCGGGAGTCTCAGGAGTGTATGTCGCTGGCATCTCCTACCAGGGGAGCAAGCTTGACTTTTCCTTCTCCGAGGGCTCTGTGACAGTCGAGGTCATGGCCCGGTCAGGTCCATGGGCCCCTCCACTGGAGGCTGAGCTCTGGCCATCACAGGCTcggctccccctgcccccag GACACAAGATCTCCTTTCCCTGCTCAGCTGGCCGGATACAGAGGTCATGCCTGTAG
- the PGGHG gene encoding protein-glucosylgalactosylhydroxylysine glucosidase isoform X2: MEDAGEDPTIFSAHSLPSDPRLLATVTNAYLGTRVYHDTLHVSGVYNGACGDTHRAILPSPLNVKLEVPAGTGEQLTKTFTLDTNTGSFLHTLEGPRFRASQRIYAHRTLPHVLAFSVSITRLAAGSWPVTVLLQSAFSPESPDLDLHLGPDFQGARYAYGRTLTSEQPGGSQQEVHMLWSPVPPALTLREGEDVGTWEFLTVVGGSQAEAQACLADALHLQARGTLYTAHAQAWAQLWADCGLDVVGPLPLRQALRGALYYLLSALPQPGAPHYVCHGLSPGGLSNGSHEECYWGHVFWDQDLWMLPNILMFHPEAARALLEYRIRTLGGALDNARDLGFQDLQLFREAGGWDVVSAVAQFWCSRVEWNPGDEKYHLKGVMPPDEYHSGVDNSVYTNVLVQNSLHFAAALAQDLGRPIPDQWLVVADKIKVPFDPKLNFHPEFDGYQPGEEVKQADVVLLGYPVPFPLSPQVRKKNLEFYEPVTSPQGPAMTWSMFAVGWLELKDARRAWDLLEKSFPNISEPFKVSLAPASTCTLTAPSSCMTALPPAGVDGECRRVGGRELLNGHGGLPASGTVWVHGVQVSAVASGGQSSAATCSLHRSFPSPRITQAGLAFDPTCPAGVSGVYVAGISYQGSKLDFSFSEGSVTVEVMARSGPWAPPLEAELWPSQARLPLPPGHKISFPCSAGRIQRSCL, encoded by the exons ATGGAGGATGCCGGCGAGGACCCCACCATATTCTCTGCCCATTCTCTGCCCAGTGACCCCCGgctcttggccaccgtgaccaatGCATACTTAGGCACACGCGTGTATCATGATACACTGCATGTGAGCGGCGTGTACAATGGGGCTTGTGGGGACACGCACCGGGCCATTCTGCCCAGTCCCCTCAATGTCAAGCTGGAGGTCCCTGCAGGGACAGGAGAGCAGCTGACCAAGACCTTTACCCTGGACACTAACACAG GCTCCTTTCTGCACACCCTGGAGGGCCCCCGCTTCCGGGCCTCTCAGCGCATCTATGCCCACCGCACACTGCCTCACGTCCTGGCCTTCAGTGTGTCCATCACCCGCTTGGCTGCAGGAAGTTGGCCCGTCACAGTGCTGCTGCAGTCAGCCTTCTCCCCAGAAAGTCCGGACCTGGACCTGCATCTGGGTCCCGACTTCCAGGGAGCCCG GTACGCGTATGGCCGCACGCTCACGTCCGAGCAGCCTGGGGGGTCACAGCAGGAGGTGCACATGCTGTGGTCGCCAGTGCCCCCAGCCTTGACTCTTAGGGAAGGGGAGGATGTGGGGACATGGGAGTTCCTGACGGTGGTGGGCGGCAGCCAAGCAGAGGCCCAGGCCTGCCTCGCCGACGCCTTGCACCTGCAGGCCCGGGGCACTCTTTACACAGCCcatgcccaggcctgggctcagcTCTGGGCAGACTGTGGGCTGGACGTGGTGGGGCCCCTGCCCCTGCGCCAGGCCCTGCGTGGGGCCCTCTACTACCTGCTCAgtgccctgccccagcctggtgCCCCGCATTATGTCTGCCATGGCCTCAGCCCTGGGGGCCTCTCCAACGGGAGCCACGAGGAATGCTACTGGGGCCACGTCTTCTGGGACCAG GACCTCTGGATGCTCCCCAATATCCTGATGTTCCACCCCGAGGCTGCCAGGGCTCTCCTGGAGTACCGCATCCGGACACTGGGCGGGGCCCTGGACAATGCCCGGGACCTGGGCTTCCAG GACCTGCAGCTCTTCCGAGAGGCTGGTGGCTGGGATGTGGTCAGTGCCGTGGCTCAGTTTTGGTGCAGCCGTGTTGAGTGGAACCCTGGTGACGAGAAGTACCACCTGAAGG GAGTCATGCCGCCTGATGAGTATCATTCAGGAGTTGACAACTCCGTGTACACCAACGTCCTGGTCCAGAACAG CCTGCACTTTGCTGCTGCTCTGGCCCAGGACCTGGGTCGGCCCATTCCCGACCAGTGGTTGGTGGTGGCTGATAAGATCAAGGTGCCCTTTGACCCGAAGCTGAACTTCCACCCTGAGTTTGATGGGTACCAGCCTG GAGAAGAGGTGAAGCAGGCAGATGTCGTGCTGCTGGGGTACCCTGTCCCCTTCCCCCTAAGTCCTCAGGTTCGCAAGAAAAACCTGGAGTTCTATGAGCCTGTGACATCCCCCCAGGGCCCGGCCATGACCTGG AGCATGTTTGCTGTGGGCTGGTTGGAGCTGAAGGACGCCAGGCGGGCATGGGACCTCCTGGAGAAGAGCTTTCCCAACATCTCGGAGCCCTTCAAGGTCAGCCTGGCCCCAGCCTCAACCTGCACACTGACCGCGCCTTCCTCTTGTATGACTGCCTTGCCCCCTGCAGGTGTGGACGGAGAATGCAGACGGGTCGGGGGCCGTGAACTTCTTAACGGGCATGGGGGGCTTCCTGCAAGCGGCACTGTTTGGGTTCACGGGGTTCAGGTGAGTGCAGTGGCCAGCGGAGGGCAATCGTCTGCCGCCACCTGCTCTCTGCACAgaagcttcccctcccccaggatCACCCAGGCTGGTCTGGCCTTCGACCCCACGTGTCCTGCGGGAGTCTCAGGAGTGTATGTCGCTGGCATCTCCTACCAGGGGAGCAAGCTTGACTTTTCCTTCTCCGAGGGCTCTGTGACAGTCGAGGTCATGGCCCGGTCAGGTCCATGGGCCCCTCCACTGGAGGCTGAGCTCTGGCCATCACAGGCTcggctccccctgcccccag GACACAAGATCTCCTTTCCCTGCTCAGCTGGCCGGATACAGAGGTCATGCCTGTAG
- the PGGHG gene encoding protein-glucosylgalactosylhydroxylysine glucosidase isoform X3 has protein sequence MEDAGEDPTIFSAHSLPSDPRLLATVTNAYLGTRVYHDTLHVSGVYNGACGDTHRAILPSPLNVKLEVPAGTGEQLTKTFTLDTNTGSFLHTLEGPRFRASQRIYAHRTLPHVLAFSVSITRLAAGSWPVTVLLQSAFSPESPDLDLHLGPDFQGARYAYGRTLTSEQPGGSQQEVHMLWSPVPPALTLREGEDVGTWEFLTVVGGSQAEAQACLADALHLQARGTLYTAHAQAWAQLWADCGLDVVGPLPLRQALRGALYYLLSALPQPGAPHYVCHGLSPGGLSNGSHEECYWGHVFWDQDLWMLPNILMFHPEAARALLEYRIRTLGGALDNARDLGFQGAKFAWESAGSGLEVCPEAIYGTQELHINGAVVLAFQLYYHATQDLQLFREAGGWDVVSAVAQFWCSRVEWNPGDEKYHLKGVMPPDEYHSGVDNSVYTNVLVQNSLHFAAALAQDLGRPIPDQWLVVADKIKVPFDPKLNFHPEFDGYQPGEEVKQADVVLLGYPVPFPLSPQVRKKNLEFYEPVTSPQGPAMTWSMFAVGWLELKDARRAWDLLEKSFPNISEPFKVWTENADGSGAVNFLTGMGGFLQAALFGFTGFRITQAGLAFDPTCPAGVSGVYVAGISYQGSKLDFSFSEGSVTVEVMARSGPWAPPLEAELWPSQARLPLPPGHKISFPCSAGRIQRSCL, from the exons ATGGAGGATGCCGGCGAGGACCCCACCATATTCTCTGCCCATTCTCTGCCCAGTGACCCCCGgctcttggccaccgtgaccaatGCATACTTAGGCACACGCGTGTATCATGATACACTGCATGTGAGCGGCGTGTACAATGGGGCTTGTGGGGACACGCACCGGGCCATTCTGCCCAGTCCCCTCAATGTCAAGCTGGAGGTCCCTGCAGGGACAGGAGAGCAGCTGACCAAGACCTTTACCCTGGACACTAACACAG GCTCCTTTCTGCACACCCTGGAGGGCCCCCGCTTCCGGGCCTCTCAGCGCATCTATGCCCACCGCACACTGCCTCACGTCCTGGCCTTCAGTGTGTCCATCACCCGCTTGGCTGCAGGAAGTTGGCCCGTCACAGTGCTGCTGCAGTCAGCCTTCTCCCCAGAAAGTCCGGACCTGGACCTGCATCTGGGTCCCGACTTCCAGGGAGCCCG GTACGCGTATGGCCGCACGCTCACGTCCGAGCAGCCTGGGGGGTCACAGCAGGAGGTGCACATGCTGTGGTCGCCAGTGCCCCCAGCCTTGACTCTTAGGGAAGGGGAGGATGTGGGGACATGGGAGTTCCTGACGGTGGTGGGCGGCAGCCAAGCAGAGGCCCAGGCCTGCCTCGCCGACGCCTTGCACCTGCAGGCCCGGGGCACTCTTTACACAGCCcatgcccaggcctgggctcagcTCTGGGCAGACTGTGGGCTGGACGTGGTGGGGCCCCTGCCCCTGCGCCAGGCCCTGCGTGGGGCCCTCTACTACCTGCTCAgtgccctgccccagcctggtgCCCCGCATTATGTCTGCCATGGCCTCAGCCCTGGGGGCCTCTCCAACGGGAGCCACGAGGAATGCTACTGGGGCCACGTCTTCTGGGACCAG GACCTCTGGATGCTCCCCAATATCCTGATGTTCCACCCCGAGGCTGCCAGGGCTCTCCTGGAGTACCGCATCCGGACACTGGGCGGGGCCCTGGACAATGCCCGGGACCTGGGCTTCCAG GGAGCCAAGTTTGCCTGGGAGAGCGCAGGCTCTGGCCTGGAGGTGTGCCCCGAGGCCATTTATGGGACCCAGGAGCTCCACATCAATGGGGCCGTGGTGCTGGCCTTCCAGCTGTACTACCACGCCACCCAG GACCTGCAGCTCTTCCGAGAGGCTGGTGGCTGGGATGTGGTCAGTGCCGTGGCTCAGTTTTGGTGCAGCCGTGTTGAGTGGAACCCTGGTGACGAGAAGTACCACCTGAAGG GAGTCATGCCGCCTGATGAGTATCATTCAGGAGTTGACAACTCCGTGTACACCAACGTCCTGGTCCAGAACAG CCTGCACTTTGCTGCTGCTCTGGCCCAGGACCTGGGTCGGCCCATTCCCGACCAGTGGTTGGTGGTGGCTGATAAGATCAAGGTGCCCTTTGACCCGAAGCTGAACTTCCACCCTGAGTTTGATGGGTACCAGCCTG GAGAAGAGGTGAAGCAGGCAGATGTCGTGCTGCTGGGGTACCCTGTCCCCTTCCCCCTAAGTCCTCAGGTTCGCAAGAAAAACCTGGAGTTCTATGAGCCTGTGACATCCCCCCAGGGCCCGGCCATGACCTGG AGCATGTTTGCTGTGGGCTGGTTGGAGCTGAAGGACGCCAGGCGGGCATGGGACCTCCTGGAGAAGAGCTTTCCCAACATCTCGGAGCCCTTCAAG GTGTGGACGGAGAATGCAGACGGGTCGGGGGCCGTGAACTTCTTAACGGGCATGGGGGGCTTCCTGCAAGCGGCACTGTTTGGGTTCACGGGGTTCAG gatCACCCAGGCTGGTCTGGCCTTCGACCCCACGTGTCCTGCGGGAGTCTCAGGAGTGTATGTCGCTGGCATCTCCTACCAGGGGAGCAAGCTTGACTTTTCCTTCTCCGAGGGCTCTGTGACAGTCGAGGTCATGGCCCGGTCAGGTCCATGGGCCCCTCCACTGGAGGCTGAGCTCTGGCCATCACAGGCTcggctccccctgcccccag GACACAAGATCTCCTTTCCCTGCTCAGCTGGCCGGATACAGAGGTCATGCCTGTAG
- the LOC140698868 gene encoding interferon-induced transmembrane protein 3-like, which translates to MNRVAQAAFPGAHVGIPPAYEMLKEEHEVGVLGASQSPAPVTTTVINIRSETSVPDHIVWSLFNTLFLNVCCLGFVAFAYSVKSRDRKMVGDILGAQSYASTAKCLNVCALVLGILLTIVFIIIFATGSLMIFQAISQIVKEYGGY; encoded by the exons ATGAACCGCGTCGCCCAGGCCGCCTTCCCCGGTGCCCACGTGGGCATACCCCCGGCGTATGAGATGCTCAAGGAGGAGCACgaggtgggggtgctgggggcttcCCAGAGCCCGGCCCCCGTGACGACCACTGTGATCAACATCCGCAGTGAGACCTCCGTGCCCGACCACATCGTCTGGTCCCTGTTCAACACCCTCTTCCTGAACGTGTGCTGCCTGGGCTTCGTGGCATTCGCCTACTCTGTGAAG tCCAGGGACCGGAAGATGGTGGGCGACATCCTTGGGGCCCAGAGCTACGCCTCCACCGCCAAGTGCCTGAACGTCTGCGCCCTGGTGCTGGGCATCCTTCTGACCATCGTGTTCATCATTATTTTTGCCACTGGCTCCCTGATGATTTTCCAGGCGATTTCACAGATTGTAAAGGAGTATGGAGGCTACTAG
- the PGGHG gene encoding protein-glucosylgalactosylhydroxylysine glucosidase isoform X4, protein MLWSPVPPALTLREGEDVGTWEFLTVVGGSQAEAQACLADALHLQARGTLYTAHAQAWAQLWADCGLDVVGPLPLRQALRGALYYLLSALPQPGAPHYVCHGLSPGGLSNGSHEECYWGHVFWDQDLWMLPNILMFHPEAARALLEYRIRTLGGALDNARDLGFQGAKFAWESAGSGLEVCPEAIYGTQELHINGAVVLAFQLYYHATQDLQLFREAGGWDVVSAVAQFWCSRVEWNPGDEKYHLKGVMPPDEYHSGVDNSVYTNVLVQNSLHFAAALAQDLGRPIPDQWLVVADKIKVPFDPKLNFHPEFDGYQPGEEVKQADVVLLGYPVPFPLSPQVRKKNLEFYEPVTSPQGPAMTWSMFAVGWLELKDARRAWDLLEKSFPNISEPFKVSLAPASTCTLTAPSSCMTALPPAGVDGECRRVGGRELLNGHGGLPASGTVWVHGVQVSAVASGGQSSAATCSLHRSFPSPRITQAGLAFDPTCPAGVSGVYVAGISYQGSKLDFSFSEGSVTVEVMARSGPWAPPLEAELWPSQARLPLPPGHKISFPCSAGRIQRSCL, encoded by the exons ATGCTGTGGTCGCCAGTGCCCCCAGCCTTGACTCTTAGGGAAGGGGAGGATGTGGGGACATGGGAGTTCCTGACGGTGGTGGGCGGCAGCCAAGCAGAGGCCCAGGCCTGCCTCGCCGACGCCTTGCACCTGCAGGCCCGGGGCACTCTTTACACAGCCcatgcccaggcctgggctcagcTCTGGGCAGACTGTGGGCTGGACGTGGTGGGGCCCCTGCCCCTGCGCCAGGCCCTGCGTGGGGCCCTCTACTACCTGCTCAgtgccctgccccagcctggtgCCCCGCATTATGTCTGCCATGGCCTCAGCCCTGGGGGCCTCTCCAACGGGAGCCACGAGGAATGCTACTGGGGCCACGTCTTCTGGGACCAG GACCTCTGGATGCTCCCCAATATCCTGATGTTCCACCCCGAGGCTGCCAGGGCTCTCCTGGAGTACCGCATCCGGACACTGGGCGGGGCCCTGGACAATGCCCGGGACCTGGGCTTCCAG GGAGCCAAGTTTGCCTGGGAGAGCGCAGGCTCTGGCCTGGAGGTGTGCCCCGAGGCCATTTATGGGACCCAGGAGCTCCACATCAATGGGGCCGTGGTGCTGGCCTTCCAGCTGTACTACCACGCCACCCAG GACCTGCAGCTCTTCCGAGAGGCTGGTGGCTGGGATGTGGTCAGTGCCGTGGCTCAGTTTTGGTGCAGCCGTGTTGAGTGGAACCCTGGTGACGAGAAGTACCACCTGAAGG GAGTCATGCCGCCTGATGAGTATCATTCAGGAGTTGACAACTCCGTGTACACCAACGTCCTGGTCCAGAACAG CCTGCACTTTGCTGCTGCTCTGGCCCAGGACCTGGGTCGGCCCATTCCCGACCAGTGGTTGGTGGTGGCTGATAAGATCAAGGTGCCCTTTGACCCGAAGCTGAACTTCCACCCTGAGTTTGATGGGTACCAGCCTG GAGAAGAGGTGAAGCAGGCAGATGTCGTGCTGCTGGGGTACCCTGTCCCCTTCCCCCTAAGTCCTCAGGTTCGCAAGAAAAACCTGGAGTTCTATGAGCCTGTGACATCCCCCCAGGGCCCGGCCATGACCTGG AGCATGTTTGCTGTGGGCTGGTTGGAGCTGAAGGACGCCAGGCGGGCATGGGACCTCCTGGAGAAGAGCTTTCCCAACATCTCGGAGCCCTTCAAGGTCAGCCTGGCCCCAGCCTCAACCTGCACACTGACCGCGCCTTCCTCTTGTATGACTGCCTTGCCCCCTGCAGGTGTGGACGGAGAATGCAGACGGGTCGGGGGCCGTGAACTTCTTAACGGGCATGGGGGGCTTCCTGCAAGCGGCACTGTTTGGGTTCACGGGGTTCAGGTGAGTGCAGTGGCCAGCGGAGGGCAATCGTCTGCCGCCACCTGCTCTCTGCACAgaagcttcccctcccccaggatCACCCAGGCTGGTCTGGCCTTCGACCCCACGTGTCCTGCGGGAGTCTCAGGAGTGTATGTCGCTGGCATCTCCTACCAGGGGAGCAAGCTTGACTTTTCCTTCTCCGAGGGCTCTGTGACAGTCGAGGTCATGGCCCGGTCAGGTCCATGGGCCCCTCCACTGGAGGCTGAGCTCTGGCCATCACAGGCTcggctccccctgcccccag GACACAAGATCTCCTTTCCCTGCTCAGCTGGCCGGATACAGAGGTCATGCCTGTAG
- the IFITM5 gene encoding interferon-induced transmembrane protein 5 has product MDTSYPREDPRAPMPRKADGALHTALTLGAPGPPPRDHLIWSVFSTLYLNLCCLGFLALAYSIKARDQKMAGDLEAARRFGSKAKCYNILATMWALVPPLLLLALVVTGALHLSRLAKGSAAFFSTKFDDSDYD; this is encoded by the exons ATGGACACGTCGTACCCCCGCGAGGACCCCCGGGCTCCGATGCCCCGCAAGGCTGACGGCGCCCTCCACACGGCCCTCACCCTGGGGGCACCGGGACCCCCACCTCGAGACCACTTGATCTGGTCCGTGTTCAGCACCCTCTACCTGAACCTGTGCTGCCTCGGCTTCCTGGCGCTGGCCTACTCCATCAAG GCCCGAGACCAGAAGATGGCTGGAGACCTCGAGGCAGCCCGGCGTTTTGGCTCCAAAGCCAAGTGCTACAACATCCTGGCCACTATGTGGGCATTGGTGCCGCCTCTGCTGCTCCTGGCGCTGGTGGTGACGGGCGCCCTGCACCTGTCCCGGCTGGCCAAGGGCTCTGCCGCCTTCTTCAGCACCAAGTTCGACGACTCAGATTATGACTGA